From the Streptomyces nigrescens genome, one window contains:
- a CDS encoding ABC transporter ATP-binding protein, with translation MTANQLSTHGLDLRYGDRLIVDGLDLVLPGGAVTAVVGPNACGKSTLLRGLTRLLPPAAGTVALDGADIHRMPARALALRMGLLPQQPVTPDAITVEALVRLGRYPHQRLLSPWSTADQQAVEEALRRTGTVELRDQPVDQLSGGQRQRAWIALALAQDTDLLLLDEPTTFLDLRHQLDVLDLVAALHSEAGRTVVMVLHDLGQAARYADHLVVLKDGQLAAAGAPADVLDAELVKSVFDVDCRVIPDPETGTPLVVPKGSAKRHTSVTA, from the coding sequence ATGACCGCCAACCAGCTCTCCACCCACGGACTCGATCTGCGCTACGGCGACCGGCTGATCGTCGACGGCCTCGATCTGGTGCTGCCCGGCGGCGCCGTCACCGCCGTCGTCGGCCCCAACGCCTGTGGTAAGTCGACCCTGTTGCGCGGTCTGACCCGGCTGCTGCCGCCGGCCGCCGGCACCGTCGCCCTGGACGGCGCAGACATCCACCGGATGCCGGCCCGTGCGCTGGCCCTGCGGATGGGGCTGCTGCCCCAGCAGCCGGTCACCCCCGACGCGATCACCGTCGAGGCGCTGGTACGGCTCGGCCGCTACCCGCACCAGCGGCTGCTGAGCCCCTGGTCGACGGCGGATCAGCAGGCGGTGGAGGAGGCGCTGCGGCGCACCGGCACCGTGGAGCTGCGCGACCAGCCCGTCGACCAGCTCTCCGGCGGCCAGCGGCAGCGCGCCTGGATCGCGCTCGCGCTGGCCCAGGACACCGATCTGCTGCTGCTCGACGAGCCGACCACGTTCCTGGACCTGCGGCACCAGCTCGATGTCCTCGACCTGGTCGCCGCGCTGCACTCCGAGGCGGGCCGCACCGTGGTGATGGTGCTGCACGACCTCGGGCAGGCCGCCCGTTACGCGGATCATCTCGTGGTCCTCAAGGACGGGCAGCTGGCGGCGGCCGGCGCCCCGGCGGACGTACTCGACGCGGAGCTGGTCAAGTCCGTGTTCGACGTGGACTGCCGGGTGATCCCCGACCCCGAGACCGGCACCCCGCTGGTCGTGCCCAAGGGCAGCGCGAAACGGCACACCTCCGTCACCGCCTGA
- a CDS encoding FecCD family ABC transporter permease → MPPAAAPGRRAGRGRTLLLALAGLVVLCALVTVSVANGEMPLPPVEAAKGLFGAGDAGTVLIVQEFRAPRMAAAIVAGAGLAVGGALLQRLFRNPLASPDVMGVTGGASFGAVAMLAAGASQAMIPLAALGGGLLAAVLLGVFGWRSGTSVTRLVLVGLAVQAGLTAAVSFMIVSFPTELAGSALQWTTGSLYGRTWTEVWSAGGAVAVGLALAFALHRRLAVLDLGDDSAGTLGLNTHTARLQVLVIAIVLASLAAALTGPVAFVALAVPHMVRFLAGPPTAGTLALSALAGAVLLLASDLVAQYLLPVSGLPVGVVTATLGAPWLLVLMIRQSSSVNRSAR, encoded by the coding sequence CTGCCGCCCGCCGCGGCCCCCGGACGCCGGGCCGGACGCGGCCGGACCCTGCTGCTCGCCCTCGCCGGTCTGGTGGTGCTCTGCGCGCTGGTGACGGTGTCCGTGGCCAACGGTGAGATGCCACTGCCTCCCGTCGAGGCGGCCAAGGGACTGTTCGGTGCCGGTGATGCCGGCACGGTGCTGATCGTCCAGGAGTTCCGCGCGCCGCGGATGGCCGCGGCGATCGTCGCGGGGGCGGGCCTGGCGGTGGGCGGTGCCCTGCTGCAGCGGCTGTTCCGCAATCCGCTCGCCTCCCCCGATGTGATGGGGGTGACCGGCGGTGCCTCGTTCGGCGCGGTGGCGATGCTGGCCGCCGGGGCCTCGCAGGCGATGATCCCGCTGGCCGCGCTCGGCGGCGGGCTGCTCGCCGCGGTCCTGCTGGGCGTGTTCGGCTGGCGCTCCGGAACCAGTGTGACCCGCCTGGTGCTGGTCGGTCTCGCCGTACAGGCGGGCCTGACCGCGGCGGTGAGCTTCATGATCGTCAGCTTCCCCACCGAGCTGGCCGGCTCGGCCCTGCAGTGGACCACGGGCTCGCTGTACGGGCGGACCTGGACCGAAGTGTGGTCCGCGGGCGGAGCGGTGGCCGTGGGCCTTGCCCTGGCCTTCGCGCTGCACCGCCGGCTCGCCGTCCTCGACCTGGGCGACGACTCGGCCGGCACGCTCGGTCTGAACACCCACACCGCCCGGCTGCAGGTCCTGGTCATCGCCATCGTGCTGGCCTCGCTGGCCGCCGCGCTGACCGGCCCGGTCGCCTTCGTCGCGCTGGCCGTCCCGCACATGGTGCGGTTCCTCGCCGGGCCGCCGACCGCCGGGACGCTGGCACTGTCCGCCCTCGCCGGCGCCGTACTGCTGCTCGCCTCCGATCTGGTGGCGCAGTATCTGCTGCCGGTCAGCGGCCTGCCGGTCGGAGTGGTCACCGCCACTCTGGGCGCGCCCTGGCTGCTGGTGCTGATGATCCGTCAGAGCAGTTCCGTGAACAGGAGTGCCCGATGA
- a CDS encoding FecCD family ABC transporter permease, whose protein sequence is MPDPRPAAHTLRRIPLFVAGLCALAVCAALSLALGARSVPLATVWDALTGAAHGPDALVVTGLRVPRTVVALTVGAALGVAGAVAQGITRNPLASPTTLGINAGAGFAVVTAIYALHLTRPVQYLWFAFAGAAAAALFAQALARRSGDLDPVRLALGGTVLQLVLLSWTSTVMLASKRSLDEARFWLAGSLAERPLTVLYPVLPTLVIGLVLALALTPALNALALGDDSAQALGVPVARIRTAGGLAVVLLAASAVAVAGPLAFIGLAAPHLVRQLLRTSDHRVVVPGCLIAGPLLLLTADILGRLVIRPSELQVGIISAFLGAPLLAMLARKVAR, encoded by the coding sequence GTGCCCGATCCGCGCCCCGCCGCTCACACCCTGCGGCGCATCCCGCTGTTCGTGGCCGGGCTCTGTGCACTGGCGGTCTGTGCCGCCCTGAGCCTCGCCCTCGGCGCCCGCTCCGTACCGCTTGCCACCGTGTGGGACGCGCTGACCGGTGCCGCCCACGGGCCGGACGCCTTGGTGGTGACGGGGCTTCGGGTACCACGGACCGTGGTGGCGCTCACCGTCGGCGCGGCGCTCGGGGTCGCCGGAGCGGTCGCCCAGGGCATCACCCGCAATCCGCTCGCCTCACCGACCACCCTCGGCATCAACGCGGGCGCGGGCTTCGCGGTGGTCACCGCGATCTACGCACTGCATCTGACCCGGCCCGTGCAATACCTCTGGTTCGCCTTCGCGGGCGCCGCGGCCGCCGCGCTGTTCGCCCAGGCCCTGGCCCGGCGCAGCGGCGACCTCGACCCGGTACGCCTCGCGCTGGGCGGCACCGTGCTGCAACTCGTCCTGCTGTCCTGGACGTCGACGGTCATGCTGGCCAGCAAGCGGTCGCTGGACGAGGCCCGGTTCTGGCTGGCCGGTTCGCTGGCCGAGCGCCCGCTGACGGTGCTCTACCCGGTGCTGCCGACCCTGGTGATCGGTCTGGTCCTCGCGCTGGCCCTCACCCCCGCCCTCAACGCCCTGGCCCTGGGCGACGATTCGGCGCAGGCACTGGGTGTGCCGGTGGCCCGGATCCGCACCGCCGGCGGCCTGGCCGTCGTACTGCTCGCCGCGTCCGCGGTGGCCGTGGCCGGTCCGCTCGCCTTCATCGGGCTGGCCGCACCGCACCTGGTCCGCCAGTTGCTGCGCACCTCCGACCACCGGGTGGTGGTGCCCGGCTGTCTGATCGCCGGCCCGCTGCTGCTGCTCACCGCCGACATCCTCGGACGGCTCGTCATCCGGCCGTCCGAGCTGCAGGTCGGCATCATCAGCGCGTTCCTGGGCGCGCCGCTGCTGGCGATGCTGGCCCGGAAGGTGGCCCGGTGA
- a CDS encoding FAD-dependent oxidoreductase produces MHPTTPRIAIIGAGPGGLTCARVLQRSGVPVTVFAHESSVAVDPQGGTLELQMTTGRTALRAAGLYEEFTALARPAGQEVRLLDHTATVLLRDAPAPGGPDRTEVDRAGLRRLLLASLTAGTVHWDRYLRTLHPLGDGRHKAEFDDGHTETFDLVIGADGAWSRVRPMLTDDTPHYSGVTFVETGISDADSRHPDLARLAGDGSVLALSAGKGLIARRHGHGRLLVYAAFRGSQDWALEAGVTMTDTEAVRAVLLDGFAGWDDRLLALLRDNDGGFVNRPLFALPVPHPWPHTPGLTLLGDAAHLMTPFAGGGAGLAMLDGCELARALAEAGDPDAAVRAYESAMLRRATQVAEHAARALAQAFAPDVPDGALRLLPARRP; encoded by the coding sequence ATGCACCCCACCACTCCGCGTATCGCGATCATCGGTGCCGGTCCCGGGGGGCTGACCTGTGCCCGCGTGCTCCAGCGCAGCGGCGTACCGGTCACCGTCTTCGCCCATGAGTCCTCGGTCGCCGTCGATCCGCAAGGCGGCACCCTGGAACTGCAGATGACGACCGGTCGGACCGCGCTGCGGGCGGCCGGTCTCTACGAGGAGTTCACCGCCCTCGCCCGCCCCGCGGGGCAGGAGGTGCGACTGCTCGACCACACCGCGACCGTGCTCCTCCGGGACGCCCCCGCCCCCGGCGGCCCCGACCGCACCGAGGTCGACCGGGCCGGACTGCGCCGTCTGTTGCTGGCCTCCCTCACCGCCGGGACCGTGCACTGGGACCGCTATCTGCGCACCCTGCATCCGCTCGGCGACGGCCGCCACAAGGCCGAGTTCGACGACGGCCACACCGAGACCTTCGACCTGGTCATCGGCGCCGACGGTGCCTGGTCCCGGGTGCGGCCGATGCTCACCGACGACACTCCCCACTACTCCGGTGTCACCTTCGTCGAGACCGGTATCTCGGATGCCGACAGCCGCCATCCGGACCTCGCCCGGCTGGCCGGCGACGGCAGCGTGCTGGCGCTGTCCGCCGGCAAGGGGCTGATCGCCCGGCGGCACGGTCATGGCCGTCTCCTTGTGTATGCCGCGTTCCGTGGCTCCCAGGACTGGGCGCTGGAGGCCGGGGTGACGATGACGGACACCGAGGCCGTCCGCGCCGTACTGCTCGACGGGTTCGCGGGGTGGGACGACCGGCTGCTGGCGCTGCTGCGGGACAACGACGGCGGATTCGTCAACCGGCCGCTGTTCGCGCTGCCGGTGCCGCACCCCTGGCCCCACACCCCGGGCCTGACTCTGCTCGGCGACGCCGCGCATCTGATGACACCGTTCGCCGGCGGGGGCGCCGGCCTCGCCATGCTCGACGGCTGCGAACTCGCCCGGGCCCTGGCCGAGGCCGGGGATCCGGACGCGGCGGTACGCGCCTACGAGTCGGCCATGCTGCGCCGCGCCACGCAGGTCGCCGAGCACGCCGCCCGCGCGCTGGCCCAGGCCTTCGCCCCCGACGTCCCGGACGGCGCACTGCGCCTGCTGCCCGCCCGACGGCCGTGA
- a CDS encoding VOC family protein, with protein MKITEPTPGAPCWVELGTSDVEAAKVYYRHVFGWRAETDPREEAGGYTTLYLGGAPVAALTPLYAPGQPTAWTVSFATRDADALTASVTEAGGRQLMGPMDVFDVGRFAVLADPEGVVFSIWQARSFAGAALFNAPGSLGWVELATRDAEAAKAFYTRVFGWTVGTHEDYPQWGIDGADFGGLSALDEFYPEDVRAHWLPYFAVADVDETAARAAESGGMLLVPPTEVPHGPKVAVIRDPQGASFGIHRVGTEG; from the coding sequence GTGAAGATCACTGAGCCCACGCCCGGCGCGCCCTGCTGGGTGGAGCTGGGCACCTCGGACGTGGAAGCCGCCAAGGTGTACTACCGCCATGTCTTCGGCTGGCGCGCCGAGACCGACCCGCGGGAGGAGGCGGGCGGCTACACCACGCTGTATCTGGGAGGCGCCCCGGTCGCCGCGCTGACCCCGCTCTACGCCCCCGGGCAGCCGACCGCCTGGACCGTGTCGTTCGCGACCCGGGACGCCGATGCGCTGACCGCGTCGGTCACCGAGGCGGGCGGGCGGCAGCTGATGGGGCCGATGGACGTCTTCGACGTGGGCCGCTTCGCCGTCCTGGCCGACCCGGAGGGCGTCGTCTTCTCGATCTGGCAGGCCCGTTCGTTCGCCGGCGCCGCGCTGTTCAACGCACCGGGCTCGCTCGGCTGGGTCGAGCTCGCCACCCGGGACGCCGAGGCCGCCAAGGCGTTCTACACGAGGGTCTTCGGCTGGACCGTGGGCACCCACGAGGACTATCCGCAGTGGGGCATCGACGGCGCCGACTTCGGTGGCCTGAGCGCGCTGGACGAGTTCTACCCGGAGGACGTCAGGGCGCACTGGCTGCCGTACTTCGCGGTCGCCGACGTCGATGAGACGGCCGCCCGGGCCGCCGAGTCCGGGGGGATGCTGCTGGTGCCCCCGACGGAGGTCCCCCACGGGCCGAAGGTTGCGGTGATCCGGGATCCGCAGGGAGCCTCGTTCGGCATCCACCGCGTCGGTACCGAGGGCTGA